A window of the Bacteroides thetaiotaomicron VPI-5482 genome harbors these coding sequences:
- a CDS encoding SGNH/GDSL hydrolase family protein, with product MWKNVLVLVSLCLLFEDVNAQTTKNRYYKANDENVSYVGRTEIQSDGSVSFDWTGTYLRTRLSGGELSMKISDTGINYYNVFVDSLLHKTVKVSGKDTLINFISGMDKGIHHVLIQKRTEGEWGKTTIHQFVLHNEGELMKETECPSRHIEFIGNSLTCGYGVEGKDRSEPYKAETENCNLSYATIIARYFNADYTLIAHSGRGVVRNYGDSVRISAVTMKDRMLNTFDMNLDKKWDFKTYKPDLVVVNLGTNDFSTNIYPLEDEFIHAYKLLISRLRTNYGDVPILCISPAIAQRQIVQYMERMRKDLNDKKVYIAVLPEGLCDSTTDLGAVWHPNYKGQMKMAMSLIPYMSTITGWPLKKESFY from the coding sequence ATGTGGAAAAATGTGTTAGTTCTGGTTAGCCTCTGTCTGTTGTTTGAAGATGTAAATGCTCAAACTACCAAGAACAGATACTATAAAGCTAATGATGAAAACGTTTCTTACGTGGGACGTACGGAAATACAGAGTGATGGCTCCGTTTCTTTCGACTGGACCGGTACTTATCTTCGTACCCGACTTTCGGGAGGAGAATTGTCTATGAAGATTTCAGATACTGGTATTAATTATTACAATGTTTTTGTAGACAGCCTTTTACACAAAACGGTAAAAGTATCCGGTAAAGATACTTTGATTAATTTCATTTCCGGCATGGATAAAGGCATCCATCATGTGTTGATTCAAAAACGTACGGAAGGGGAATGGGGAAAGACAACCATTCATCAATTTGTGCTTCATAATGAAGGAGAACTGATGAAAGAAACGGAGTGCCCGTCCAGACATATCGAATTTATCGGTAACTCGCTGACGTGTGGCTATGGTGTAGAAGGGAAAGACCGTAGCGAACCTTATAAAGCTGAAACGGAGAATTGCAACTTATCTTATGCCACTATTATCGCCCGCTATTTCAATGCCGATTATACGCTTATTGCACATTCCGGACGTGGAGTAGTCCGCAATTATGGAGATTCCGTCCGAATATCTGCCGTGACAATGAAAGACCGTATGCTGAATACATTTGATATGAATTTGGATAAGAAATGGGACTTTAAAACATACAAGCCCGATTTGGTGGTTGTTAATTTAGGAACTAATGATTTTTCCACCAATATATATCCGTTGGAAGATGAGTTTATTCATGCTTATAAGCTACTAATAAGCCGTCTTCGTACAAATTACGGAGATGTCCCTATATTATGCATCAGTCCGGCTATTGCTCAACGGCAGATCGTTCAATACATGGAGCGTATGCGCAAAGACTTGAATGATAAGAAAGTTTATATAGCAGTTCTTCCCGAAGGCCTTTGCGATTCGACTACAGACTTAGGAGCAGTATGGCATCCCAATTACAAAGGTCAAATGAAAATGGCTATGTCATTGATTCCTTATATGTCAACTATCACAGGATGGCCATTGAAAAAGGAATCGTTTTATTAA